A portion of the Zootoca vivipara chromosome 6, rZooViv1.1, whole genome shotgun sequence genome contains these proteins:
- the TAT gene encoding tyrosine aminotransferase produces MESYLIHVNGKTSLPSILDVHVSLNGGKGPSLGKGKKRKAHWAVRASEMSKRTFNPIRAIVDSMKVEPNHQKPLISLSIGDPTVFGNLPTDDGVIQAMKEALDSGQYNGYAPSVGYLSCREVVAGYYNCPEAPLEAQDVILTSGCSQAIELALAVLANPGQNILVPRPGFSLYKTLAQSLGIEVKFYNLLPEKSWEIDLKQMESLVDDKTACLIVNNPSNPCGSVFSKSHLQKILAVASRQCIPILADEIYADMVFEDCKYESLAKLSTNVPILSCGGLAKRWLVPGWRMGWILIHDRREIFGKEIRDGLLRLSQRILGPCTVVQGALSRILRQTSPEFYHNTLSFLKSNADLCYAALSTVCGLQPVRPSGAMYLMVGIQMEHFPEFENDVEFTERLIAEQSVFCLPATCFEYPNFFRVVITVPEEMMVEACRRIQQFCERHYEGGEGSQDLECDK; encoded by the exons ATGGAATCCTACCTGATCCATGTGAATGGCAAGACGTCCCTGCCCTCCATCCTTGATGTCCACGTCAGCCTCAACGGTGGGAAGGGCCCTTCTCTGGGCAAAGGGAAAAAACGCAAGGCCCACTGGGCCGTCAGGGCCTCCGAAATGTCCAAGAGGACCTTCAACCCCATCCGAGCCATTGTGGACAGCATGAAGGTGGAGCCCAACCACCAGAAGCCCCTGATCTCTCTGTCCATAG GGGACCCAACCGTGTTTGGGAACCTCCCAACAGATGATGGAGTCATCCAAGCCATGAAGGAGGCCCTGGATTCTGGGCAGTATAATGGCTATGCCCCCTCAGTAG GTTACTTGTCTTGCCGGGAGGTGGTCGCAGGCTACTACAACTGCCCAGAAGCCCCCTTGGAAGCCCAG GACGTGATCCTGACAAGCGGCTGCAGTCAGGCCATTGAGCTGGCCCTGGCTGTGTTGGCCAACCCCGGGCAGAACATCCTGGTGCCACGGCCTGGCTTCTCCCTCTACAAAACCCTGGCTCAGTCCCTGGGCATCGAGGTCAAATTCTATAACCTCTTG CCAGAGAAGTCGTGGGAAATTGACCTGAAGCAAATGGAGTCGCTGGTGGATGACAAGACGGCTTGCCTGATTGTGAACAACCCATCTAACCCCTGTGGCTCCGTTTTCAGCAAAAGCCACCTCCAGAAGATCCTGGCAG TTGCTTCCAGGCAGTGTATCCCTATCTTGGCCGACGAGATCTACGCTGACATG GTGTTTGAAGACTGCAAATACGAGTCCCTTGCAAAGCTCAGCACCAACGTGCCTATCCTCTCATGTGGAGGCCTCGCCAAGCGGTGGCTGGTGCCTGGCTGGAGAATGGGCTGGATTCTCATACATGATCGCAGGGAgatctttgggaaggag ATCAGAGACGGCCTCCTGCGGCTGAGCCAGAGGATCCTGGGCCCCTGCACAGTTGTCCAGGGAGCTCTCAGCCGCATCCTTCGCCAGACGTCCCCGGAATTCTACCACAACACCCTCAGCTTTCTCAAG tcCAATGCTGACCTCTGCTATGCTGCCCTTTCCACTGTCTGCGGCTTGCAGCCTGTCCGGCCGTCGGGAGCCATGTACCTCATG GTGGGCATTCAGATGGAACACTTTCCAGAGTTTGAGAATGATGTGGAGTTCACGGAGAGGCTCATTGCTGAGCAGTCCGTCTTCTGTCTGCCGGCCACG TGCTTTGAGTACCCCAACTTCTTCCGTGTGGTGATCACAGTGCCCGAGGAAATGATGGTGGAGGCCTGTCGGCGCATCCAGCAATTCTGCGAAAGGCACTACGAAGGCGGCGAAGGATCCCAGGACCTGGAATGTGACAAGTAG
- the MARVELD3 gene encoding MARVEL domain-containing protein 3: MGGSTSPEQAGAKIWHSWRELSKAGGMWQRNQQGHSWSPEGVHAGTGVSQEKHPSSASATLLQPFMRCLFPAEDSIPGTVDTSSDPVRLTGGTSRSLLPMWQQLQLCVVAKEGTYSLTEALVTLLQEAEDGQVVVARAASLLLEGRMDCSTRPDFLDGCWKGAPRQGPAARSPLCRAAAPKRDGHLPPTSTSPGQSPPRRRRRRAHLGRPTQTFLRASRLRAMADAGRRPGQPRDWHQDRPAGVAIGEQPWPWQQQQQHRPPSQGTTLASFDAPAEARGGGGLLDRPLCRALCTARACCQQLQLLLCMLIVICSSVSYNSAGGYTGLFSLGSIYYYQYGGAYSGLSGADGEKAQQLDAQFHQLKVPPAQVAMAVGGALMAFACFQIVASLFRVPWHCPAWLIVEAVLDVAIAIGLVPALYFYYHHLHEIYASSLCKERENLYQSKGYRGFGCNLHGAEIAVGFFAGVAIVAFAVGVVLAVRGFKIVRTLQAKPSSHSYEH; this comes from the exons atgggtggAAGCACCAGTCCTGAGCAGGCAGGAGCCAA AATCTGGCACAGCTGGAGAGAGCTGAGCAAAGCTGGTGGTATGTGGCAAAGAAACCAGCAAG GTCACTCCTGGTCTCCGGAGGGTGTACATGCTGGGACAGGGGTGTCCCAGGAAAAGCACCCGAGTTCTGCCTCAGCCACTTTGTTGCAGCCCTTCATGCGGTGCTTGTTCCCCGCAGAGGACTCCATCCCAGGGACTGTGGACACCAGCTCAGACCCCGTCAGGCTTACAGGTGGCACCTCAAGGAGCCTCTTACCTatgtggcagcagctgcagctttgTGTGGTGGCAAAG GAAGGCACCTACAGCCTGACAGAGGCACTGGTGACGCTGCTACAGGAAGCAGAAGATGGGCAAGTGGTTGTGGCTCGTGCTGCCTCTCTGCTCTTGGAGGGGCGAATGGACTGCAGC ACCCGCCCTGACTTCCTCGACGGCTGCTGGAAAGGCGCCCCTCGGCAAGGGCCGGCAGCGAGGAGCCCCCTCTGTCGGGCGGCGGCTCCCAAGCGAGATGGGCACCTGCCGCCCACCTCCACCAGCCCCGGCCAATCTCCGCCCAGGAGGCGGCGCCGCCGCGCTCACCTGGGACGCCCCACCCAGACCTTCCTGCGCGCCTCCAGGCTACGAGCCATGGCGGACGCCGGGAGAAGACCCGGGCAGCCGCGAGACTGGCATCAGGACCGGCCGGCGGGGGTGGCGATAGGAGAGCAGCCGTGgccgtggcagcagcagcagcagcaccgcccTCCCTCCCAAGGCACCACACTGGCCTCTTTTGACGCCCCTGCCGAGGCCCGAGGCGGAGGCGGCCTTCTGGACAGGCCGCTATGTCGCGCCCTGTGCACGGCCAGAG CCTGCTGCCAACAGCTCCAGCTCCTCCTCTGCATGCTGATTGTCATCTGCAGCTCAGTCTCCTACAATTCAGCAGGTGGCTACACTGGTCTTTTCAGCCTGGGGAGCATTTACTACTACCAATACGGCGGGGCCTACAGTGGCCTCAGTGGAGCTGACGGGGAGAAAGCACAGCAGTTGGATGCCCAGTTCCACCAACTCAAGGTGCCACCGGCCCAGGTGGCCATGGCGGTTGGAGGGGCGCTGATGGCCTTTGCCTGCTTCCAGATTGTGGCTAGTCTCTTTCGAGTGCCCTGGCATTGCCCAGCCTGGCTGATAGTGGAGGCCGTTCTGGATGTGGCCATTGCAATTGGTCTTGTGCCAGCTTTGTACTTCTACTACCACCACCTTCACGAGATCTATGCATCCTCTCTGTGCAAAGAGCGAGAGAACCTCTACCAGAGCAAAGGCTACAGGGGCTTTGGCTGCAATTTGCATGGAGCAGAGATCGCTGTGGGCTTCTTTGCTGGGGTGGCCATTGTGGCCTTTGCTGTTGGCGTTGTGTTGGCTGTCCGTGGCTTCAAGATTGTCCGGACCCTCCAAGCAAAACCATCATCACACAGCTATGAGCACTAG